A genomic window from Pseudonocardia broussonetiae includes:
- a CDS encoding DUF3117 domain-containing protein, which translates to MAAMKPRTGDGPLEVTKEGRGIVMRVPLEGGGRLVVEMSAEEASDLGDALKAASG; encoded by the coding sequence ATGGCGGCTATGAAGCCCCGTACCGGTGACGGTCCCCTGGAGGTGACCAAGGAGGGGCGCGGCATCGTCATGCGCGTCCCGCTGGAGGGCGGTGGCCGCCTGGTCGTGGAGATGTCGGCCGAAGAGGCCAGCGACCTCGGCGACGCCCTCAAGGCCGCATCCGGCTGA
- the glgA gene encoding glycogen synthase: protein MRIGLLTREYPPDVYGGAGVHVEHLVPALRSLVDVDVHCFGEPRPEALDTHAHRAPGALAGANPALQTLGVDLSMVAGLEGVDLAHSHTWYANMAGHLAKILHGVPHVVTAHSLEPRRPWKAEQLGGGYRLSSWVERTSYEYADAVIAVSAGMRTDVLECYPALDPSRVHVVHNGIDTDFYHPDAGRDAVRAAGVDPDRPIVVFVGRITRQKGLGHLVAAAHHIDPSAQVVLCAGAPDTPEIAEETEKAVAELASSRGNVVWVKGMLPTADVRQLLSAATVFVCPSVYEPLGIVNLEAMACGTAVVASDVGGIPEVVDDGVTGTLVHFSDQGSGHEHEQEAFRTGLADAVNALLADPARAAAMGAAGRERAVREFAWEQAAERTVEIYRALV, encoded by the coding sequence GTGCGCATCGGCCTGCTCACCCGTGAATACCCGCCCGACGTCTACGGGGGGGCCGGGGTCCATGTCGAGCACCTGGTTCCTGCTCTGCGGTCGCTGGTCGACGTCGATGTCCACTGCTTCGGGGAACCCCGTCCGGAGGCACTCGACACCCACGCGCACCGCGCACCCGGCGCGCTGGCGGGCGCCAACCCCGCCCTGCAGACCCTCGGCGTCGACCTGTCGATGGTGGCGGGGCTCGAGGGCGTCGACCTCGCGCACTCCCACACCTGGTACGCCAACATGGCCGGGCACCTGGCGAAGATCCTGCACGGCGTGCCGCACGTCGTCACCGCGCACTCGCTGGAGCCGCGCCGGCCGTGGAAGGCCGAGCAGCTCGGCGGCGGCTACCGGCTCTCGTCCTGGGTGGAGCGCACGTCCTACGAGTACGCCGACGCCGTGATCGCGGTGAGCGCCGGGATGCGCACCGACGTGCTCGAGTGCTACCCCGCGCTCGACCCCTCGCGCGTGCACGTCGTCCACAACGGCATCGACACCGACTTCTACCACCCCGACGCCGGGCGCGACGCCGTCCGCGCGGCGGGCGTCGACCCCGACCGGCCGATCGTCGTCTTCGTCGGGCGGATCACCCGGCAGAAGGGGCTGGGGCACCTCGTCGCGGCCGCGCACCACATCGACCCGAGCGCGCAGGTCGTGCTCTGCGCCGGCGCCCCGGACACCCCCGAGATCGCCGAGGAGACCGAGAAGGCCGTCGCCGAGCTCGCGTCCTCGCGCGGCAACGTCGTGTGGGTCAAGGGCATGCTGCCCACCGCCGACGTGCGGCAGCTGCTCTCCGCGGCCACCGTGTTCGTCTGCCCCTCGGTCTACGAGCCGCTGGGCATCGTCAACCTCGAGGCGATGGCCTGCGGCACCGCCGTCGTGGCGTCGGACGTGGGCGGGATCCCGGAGGTCGTCGACGACGGCGTCACCGGCACGCTCGTGCACTTCTCCGACCAGGGTTCCGGCCACGAGCACGAGCAGGAGGCGTTCCGCACCGGCCTGGCCGACGCCGTCAACGCCCTGCTCGCCGACCCCGCCCGCGCCGCGGCGATGGGCGCCGCCGGGCGGGAGCGCGCCGTGCGCGAGTTCGCGTGGGAGCAGGCGGCCGAGCGGACCGTGGAGATCTACCGCGCGCTCGTCTGA